A single genomic interval of Paenibacillus sp. J23TS9 harbors:
- a CDS encoding LLM class flavin-dependent oxidoreductase gives MKVAIFSLMMNLPNAVTGESRTSQQKFQNVINQAVLAEQLGFDAYGVGERHGAPFLSSSPPIVLTAIAARTSRIRLLTTVTVLSVLDPVRVAEDYATLDHLSGGRLEMIIGKGNDPRHYPLFGITEEEQWDSMAERYRLLKRLWTEENVTWEGRYRSPLNQVTTYPRTYQSTIPIWHGSASSTLSTELAAQFGEPIFSSNSFHPQAKYKALIDHYRERLAYYGHDPSQAVVGAGSGSLYLGNTAEEAIRRFKPYYRAFSATESAKHNQSPFVSLEDTIANGPALIGSPEQVVEKILSYHEAFGHQVLSISVDGLTETEQQEQLQRFAEEVLPVLKREIPSKVWEKPSVIVKEEKAVR, from the coding sequence ATGAAAGTGGCAATATTCAGTTTAATGATGAATCTCCCCAATGCCGTAACAGGGGAGTCCCGGACGTCGCAGCAAAAATTTCAAAATGTCATCAACCAGGCTGTTCTCGCCGAACAGCTGGGATTTGATGCCTATGGTGTGGGCGAGAGGCACGGGGCTCCTTTCTTATCCTCCTCACCACCCATCGTATTGACTGCCATTGCGGCCAGAACCTCCCGCATTCGTCTGCTGACCACGGTTACGGTGCTGAGCGTCCTGGACCCGGTGCGTGTTGCTGAGGATTACGCAACCCTAGATCATCTGTCCGGGGGGCGACTGGAAATGATCATCGGAAAAGGCAATGATCCACGGCATTATCCGCTCTTCGGCATTACGGAGGAGGAGCAATGGGATTCCATGGCTGAACGTTACCGGCTGCTAAAGAGGCTTTGGACGGAGGAAAACGTCACCTGGGAAGGGCGCTATCGTTCGCCGCTAAACCAGGTGACGACATATCCAAGAACGTATCAGTCCACCATACCGATTTGGCATGGCAGCGCGTCAAGCACCCTGTCGACGGAGCTTGCGGCACAGTTCGGCGAACCTATTTTTTCCTCGAATTCTTTTCATCCGCAGGCGAAGTACAAAGCGCTCATCGATCATTACCGTGAACGACTGGCCTATTACGGGCATGATCCGTCCCAGGCTGTCGTGGGAGCGGGCTCAGGCAGTCTTTACCTGGGAAATACGGCTGAGGAGGCGATCCGCCGCTTCAAACCTTACTATCGTGCTTTTAGTGCAACAGAGTCGGCTAAGCATAACCAGTCACCGTTTGTTAGTCTAGAGGATACTATCGCGAATGGTCCGGCACTGATTGGCAGCCCCGAGCAGGTCGTCGAGAAGATCCTGAGCTATCACGAAGCCTTTGGTCATCAGGTTCTGAGCATCAGCGTTGACGGCCTGACGGAGACGGAGCAGCAGGAGCAGCTGCAGCGTTTTGCCGAGGAAGTGCTGCCTGTCCTGAAGCGGGAAATCCCAAGCAAGGTTTGGGAAAAGCCGTCCGTTATCGTAAAGGAAGAAAAAGCTGTGCGGTAG
- the ssuE gene encoding NADPH-dependent FMN reductase — protein MRRIALIVGSPTHGSRLFGMTQYAADHLALSGFDIDLISAADLPAEDLLRAHFNSPEIQQALANVEQADAVIIASPVFKASYSGALKTVLDLIPQKGFQGKVVLPLFIGGTIAHLLAVDYALKPVVSALGGTNILGGVFAVDQWISRTEHGGFELTEQLKDRLDTALNELKLELEHYISISSNEREEQAAV, from the coding sequence ATGAGAAGAATTGCTTTAATCGTAGGAAGCCCGACACACGGGTCCAGATTATTTGGAATGACCCAATACGCTGCAGATCATCTGGCTCTATCCGGCTTTGACATCGATTTGATTTCAGCTGCAGATCTTCCGGCTGAGGATCTTCTCCGCGCACACTTTAACAGTCCTGAGATCCAGCAGGCACTTGCCAACGTGGAGCAGGCAGACGCAGTCATTATTGCCAGTCCCGTTTTTAAGGCTTCGTATTCAGGCGCATTGAAGACCGTTCTCGACCTTATACCCCAAAAGGGATTCCAAGGAAAAGTAGTGCTGCCCCTTTTTATCGGAGGGACGATTGCACATCTGCTCGCCGTGGACTATGCCTTAAAACCAGTTGTGTCTGCGCTTGGAGGCACGAATATTCTCGGAGGGGTGTTTGCTGTAGACCAATGGATCAGCCGCACGGAACATGGGGGATTTGAGCTTACCGAGCAGCTGAAGGATCGTTTGGACACGGCCCTGAACGAGCTTAAGCTCGAACTTGAGCATTACATCTCTATTTCCAGTAACGAGAGAGAGGAGCAGGCTGCAGTCTGA
- a CDS encoding M20 family metallopeptidase, translating into MNVIEHMDEIMAYAGSLQEELIEIRRDLHQHPELLYGVARTAGIAAGLLESWGIEVRRNVGPHFGMGVVGTLKGTGGEGPIILLRADMDALPIQEENDVPYKSRQAGVMHACGHDAHTAMLLGAAKTLSQFRDHIRGTIRFVFQPAEEGALPSPLDGRLLSGGRDMIEAGILDGVERCYALHVMPELPAGSLGIHDHYAMAASSHFKIRFTGTSGHHSAPHHAVDALQMAVRFVTEVNGLMANRVDPTEAAVLAFGTLQAGSAINVIAAQSELTGTYRAFTKETVAAITDGLQRNAASIAESAGGSYEMELREGITVVNDAAEVQRVVSAAAEVLGAEQVHRLSPPSLAGEDFGWYLDRVPGVFAFLGCGNAAQGITHAIHQPRFDLDESILVQGTRILVKLAVQP; encoded by the coding sequence ATGAACGTCATTGAACACATGGACGAAATCATGGCATATGCCGGAAGTCTCCAAGAAGAGCTGATTGAGATCAGGCGTGATCTGCACCAACATCCCGAGCTGTTGTATGGCGTTGCCCGCACGGCTGGCATTGCAGCCGGACTGCTCGAATCTTGGGGTATCGAAGTCCGGCGGAATGTCGGTCCGCATTTTGGCATGGGTGTGGTTGGAACCCTTAAGGGGACTGGCGGAGAGGGACCCATCATCCTGCTGCGTGCAGACATGGATGCTCTTCCGATCCAGGAGGAGAACGATGTGCCGTACAAGTCGCGGCAAGCGGGTGTTATGCATGCCTGCGGGCATGATGCGCATACTGCCATGCTGCTTGGGGCAGCGAAGACCTTATCGCAGTTCCGGGATCATATCCGTGGAACGATCCGGTTTGTATTCCAGCCGGCCGAGGAAGGGGCGCTCCCAAGTCCGTTGGATGGACGGCTGCTGTCGGGCGGACGCGATATGATCGAGGCTGGGATCCTGGATGGGGTAGAGCGGTGTTATGCGCTTCATGTCATGCCTGAGCTTCCAGCCGGGTCGCTTGGTATTCATGACCATTATGCAATGGCGGCATCCAGTCACTTCAAGATTCGCTTCACGGGGACATCGGGGCATCATAGTGCGCCTCATCATGCCGTAGATGCACTGCAGATGGCAGTCCGCTTCGTAACGGAAGTGAACGGACTGATGGCGAACAGGGTGGACCCGACCGAAGCGGCCGTGCTGGCTTTTGGCACACTGCAGGCGGGTAGCGCTATAAATGTCATCGCAGCGCAAAGTGAGCTCACGGGTACTTACAGGGCATTTACCAAGGAGACCGTAGCAGCGATAACGGATGGTTTGCAGCGTAATGCGGCCTCCATTGCAGAATCTGCTGGCGGAAGCTATGAGATGGAGCTGCGCGAGGGAATTACGGTGGTGAACGATGCAGCTGAGGTTCAGCGCGTTGTGTCCGCGGCAGCAGAGGTTCTGGGCGCAGAGCAGGTTCACCGGCTCTCCCCTCCAAGTCTGGCGGGAGAGGATTTCGGCTGGTATCTGGATCGGGTCCCCGGGGTATTCGCTTTTCTCGGCTGTGGTAATGCCGCTCAGGGAATAACCCACGCGATCCATCAGCCTCGCTTTGACCTGGATGAAAGCATCCTGGTGCAGGGCACCCGCATTCTGGTGAAATTAGCGGTTCAACCATGA
- a CDS encoding LLM class flavin-dependent oxidoreductase encodes MAKQKQLKLGALLHGVGGGTSLWRHPDSDPGASVNFELYKSWVQKAEEGKLDLIFIADGLYINEKSIPHFLNRFEPITILSALAAVSKNIGLVGTLSTSYSEPFTVSRQFGSLDVISGGRAGWNIVTSPLEGSALNYSKMEHPEHDKRYRIATEYLEVARGLWDSWEDDAFVRNKETGVFFDPEKMHELNHEGEFFSVKGPLNIARSKQGQPVIFQAGASEVGKNYASKEADAIFTGAENLEEAIRFAQDVKARAAAFGRNPNDVLIFPGIGPIIGSTEEEAEHKYQEAASLVTIENALNYLGRFFEHHDFSQYPLDEPFPELGDLGKNSFQSGTDKIKKDAKEKGLTLRQVAIQSATPRGNFIGTAEQVADRIQEWFEAGAADGFMLTASVPHGLEDFVDQVVPILQKRGIFRTDYESDTLRGNLGLPVPENRYAKSDAEAVRS; translated from the coding sequence ATGGCAAAGCAAAAACAGTTAAAGCTTGGGGCTCTCCTGCATGGAGTTGGCGGAGGAACTTCTTTATGGAGGCATCCGGACAGCGATCCGGGCGCGAGCGTGAATTTTGAACTCTATAAGAGCTGGGTTCAAAAGGCCGAGGAGGGCAAGCTGGATCTCATTTTTATTGCAGACGGATTGTACATTAACGAGAAATCCATTCCCCACTTTCTGAACCGCTTCGAACCGATCACCATCCTGAGCGCGCTTGCTGCTGTCAGCAAGAACATCGGCCTTGTCGGCACCTTATCCACCTCGTACAGCGAACCGTTTACGGTCTCCCGTCAGTTCGGCTCACTGGATGTTATCAGCGGCGGCCGCGCCGGCTGGAACATTGTTACTTCTCCGCTGGAAGGCTCTGCGCTGAACTACAGTAAAATGGAGCATCCGGAGCATGACAAACGTTACCGGATCGCGACCGAGTATCTGGAAGTTGCACGCGGCTTATGGGATTCATGGGAGGATGATGCGTTTGTCCGGAATAAGGAGACAGGCGTGTTCTTTGATCCAGAGAAAATGCATGAGCTAAATCATGAGGGGGAATTTTTCTCGGTGAAGGGACCGCTGAATATCGCAAGGTCCAAGCAAGGGCAGCCGGTGATTTTCCAGGCCGGGGCATCCGAGGTTGGTAAAAATTATGCTTCGAAAGAAGCGGATGCTATCTTCACGGGGGCCGAGAATCTGGAAGAAGCCATACGTTTTGCACAGGATGTGAAGGCTCGTGCCGCCGCCTTTGGCCGGAATCCGAATGATGTATTGATCTTCCCTGGCATCGGACCCATCATTGGCAGCACTGAGGAAGAAGCGGAACACAAATATCAGGAAGCTGCCAGTCTGGTGACCATTGAGAATGCGCTCAATTACCTGGGCAGATTCTTCGAGCATCATGACTTTTCGCAGTATCCACTCGATGAACCGTTTCCGGAGCTTGGCGATCTAGGCAAAAACAGTTTCCAGAGCGGTACGGATAAGATCAAGAAGGATGCGAAGGAAAAAGGCTTAACGCTTAGGCAAGTCGCCATCCAATCTGCTACGCCGCGCGGGAACTTTATTGGTACAGCGGAGCAGGTGGCAGACCGCATCCAGGAATGGTTCGAGGCCGGAGCGGCCGACGGATTCATGCTTACAGCCTCCGTGCCGCATGGGCTTGAGGATTTCGTGGATCAGGTGGTGCCTATTTTGCAGAAGCGGGGCATTTTCAGAACGGATTATGAGAGCGATACGCTGCGGGGCAATCTTGGATTACCGGTTCCGGAAAACCGTTACGCCAAGTCCGATGCCGAAGCTGTGCGCTCCTGA
- a CDS encoding DinB family protein → MSEVNLEAFLNTHGQLLTAIDGLSEEQVKWKQAPEVWSVQEVVSHLVDHSFVISFRIRDILAATTAQLPAFNQDAWVSGQHSNEGQLSDILDAFHAILEYNSLLVGRLSEEELAKTGVNFKGETVSIKTIIQGFSKHVQGHLGQIERIKQAAVAV, encoded by the coding sequence ATGAGTGAGGTTAATTTAGAAGCTTTTTTAAATACCCATGGACAGCTGCTGACGGCCATAGACGGATTAAGTGAGGAGCAGGTGAAGTGGAAGCAGGCGCCGGAGGTATGGAGCGTTCAGGAGGTGGTCTCACATCTCGTCGATCACAGCTTTGTCATTTCGTTTCGGATTCGCGATATCCTTGCTGCTACAACGGCACAGCTGCCAGCTTTTAACCAGGATGCCTGGGTCAGCGGTCAACACTCGAACGAAGGACAGCTTTCTGACATCCTGGATGCCTTCCATGCCATTTTGGAATATAACAGCCTATTAGTAGGACGTTTGAGCGAGGAGGAGTTGGCGAAGACCGGCGTCAATTTTAAAGGCGAGACCGTAAGCATCAAGACCATCATCCAAGGATTTTCCAAACATGTTCAGGGGCATCTCGGTCAAATTGAACGAATTAAACAGGCTGCTGTTGCGGTGTGA
- the solA gene encoding N-methyl-L-tryptophan oxidase has product MGMSAGYYLARAGVRTLLIDAFDPPHREGSHHGEPRLIRHAYSGHPVYTDMAIRAHELWNEVEDLTETHLLVQSGVLNITDPDLYSLSERIVGAAKHGVITEKLDAAEMRRRWPGLDIPEHFEAMYEPAAGYLRSEACIRAYRALALSYGAELLTNTAVTGITARKGSVIIHTRNGKYHGSGAILTAGAWFSTLAPFVSLPVRAVRKVVGWFETSTPDFQTGRFPGFTLNTQEGGYYGFPDIGGAGLKIGRHDTGRDWKPGSPVLPFGSLREDEGELRSVLEKYMPGAAGRLTKGAVCKYELSPDENFIIDRHPQYPNILVAGGFSGHGFKFSSVVGEICSQLVMDGQPQHDIRPFALSRFERQAPPEPSFA; this is encoded by the coding sequence ATGGGGATGAGCGCCGGTTATTATCTCGCCAGAGCGGGCGTGCGCACACTGCTGATTGATGCGTTTGATCCGCCGCACCGAGAGGGAAGCCATCATGGTGAACCAAGGCTGATCCGGCATGCCTATAGCGGTCATCCAGTCTATACAGACATGGCCATCCGTGCCCACGAGCTGTGGAATGAAGTAGAGGATTTGACGGAAACTCACCTGCTGGTGCAGTCAGGGGTTCTCAATATAACCGATCCGGATCTGTATTCCTTGTCAGAACGTATCGTAGGAGCAGCTAAGCATGGGGTTATAACGGAAAAGCTGGACGCTGCAGAAATGCGCAGACGCTGGCCTGGCCTTGATATTCCGGAGCATTTTGAAGCCATGTATGAGCCTGCCGCCGGTTATTTGCGGAGTGAGGCTTGTATCCGGGCTTATAGGGCGCTGGCGCTGTCTTACGGAGCAGAGCTGTTGACAAATACCGCGGTCACCGGCATTACGGCCCGGAAGGGCAGCGTAATCATCCACACCCGGAATGGCAAGTATCATGGGTCGGGCGCAATTCTGACCGCGGGAGCATGGTTCAGCACGCTTGCCCCGTTTGTTTCGCTCCCGGTCAGAGCTGTCCGTAAGGTGGTTGGATGGTTCGAGACAAGTACTCCCGATTTCCAAACGGGAAGATTCCCAGGATTTACACTCAACACTCAGGAAGGCGGATATTACGGTTTTCCGGATATCGGAGGCGCTGGTCTTAAAATCGGCCGGCATGATACCGGACGTGATTGGAAGCCGGGGAGCCCGGTTCTGCCCTTCGGCAGCTTACGGGAAGATGAAGGGGAGCTGCGTAGCGTACTGGAGAAGTATATGCCAGGGGCTGCTGGCCGGTTGACCAAAGGCGCAGTTTGCAAATATGAGCTTTCGCCGGATGAGAATTTCATTATAGACAGGCATCCGCAATATCCGAACATCCTTGTCGCAGGAGGTTTCTCGGGACATGGTTTCAAATTTTCGAGCGTGGTCGGCGAAATATGCTCGCAGCTTGTCATGGATGGACAGCCGCAGCATGACATCCGTCCGTTTGCGCTATCGCGTTTTGAACGGCAGGCACCACCTGAACCAAGCTTCGCATAA
- a CDS encoding M20 peptidase aminoacylase family protein — protein sequence MTGHQLESVSETAYEKFIRIRRHLHQYPELSNEEFETTKSIRRWLEEGDIRVLDYPLATGVIAEVGGLREGPVIALRADIDALPIQEETGLAFASTIPGKMHACGHDFHTAALLGTAYALKARESELQGTIRLIFQPAEEKAKGAKQIIDSGALEGVQAIFGMHNKPDLPVGTIGIKSGPLMAAADGFVVEIDGKGSHAAVPEAGLDPIVTAAHVITALQSIVSRNVSALESAVISVTQLHSGTAWNVIPDKAVLEGTIRTFDDQVRLQVLERFSQVVEGVSTGLGTRAGVRWIEGPPPVHNDETLAELGREAAGATGLQAVVPVPSPAGEDFAVYQRSIPGLFVFMGTAGTQEWHHPAFTLDEAAIPVSIRFFTVLAERVLKHLHSSGGELS from the coding sequence ATGACTGGTCATCAACTGGAGTCCGTATCCGAAACTGCTTATGAAAAATTTATTCGAATTCGCAGGCATTTGCATCAATATCCGGAGCTGTCGAATGAGGAATTCGAAACGACGAAGTCTATTCGCAGATGGCTGGAGGAAGGGGATATTCGGGTTCTCGATTATCCTTTGGCAACAGGCGTCATCGCTGAAGTCGGAGGTCTCCGGGAAGGCCCCGTTATTGCGCTGCGCGCGGATATCGACGCGCTGCCGATCCAGGAAGAGACGGGTCTGGCCTTCGCCTCAACAATTCCAGGAAAAATGCATGCCTGCGGGCATGATTTTCATACCGCGGCCTTGCTTGGAACGGCGTATGCTTTGAAAGCGCGCGAGAGTGAACTGCAAGGCACCATCAGACTGATATTTCAGCCGGCTGAAGAGAAGGCCAAGGGAGCGAAGCAGATCATTGACAGCGGAGCGCTCGAAGGGGTGCAGGCGATATTCGGCATGCACAATAAGCCGGATTTGCCTGTAGGGACGATCGGTATTAAAAGTGGTCCGCTGATGGCTGCTGCAGACGGCTTTGTCGTGGAGATTGACGGCAAAGGCTCCCATGCAGCTGTTCCAGAAGCGGGACTCGATCCGATCGTAACAGCGGCCCATGTCATTACGGCACTTCAATCGATTGTGAGCCGGAATGTAAGTGCCCTGGAAAGCGCGGTGATCAGTGTGACCCAGCTTCACAGCGGAACGGCCTGGAATGTCATTCCAGACAAGGCTGTATTGGAAGGAACGATCCGGACCTTTGACGATCAGGTACGGCTGCAGGTGCTGGAGCGCTTCAGCCAAGTGGTTGAAGGAGTGAGCACCGGATTGGGTACCCGTGCCGGTGTACGATGGATCGAAGGCCCGCCTCCAGTCCATAACGATGAGACGCTCGCGGAGCTGGGGCGTGAGGCTGCTGGCGCCACCGGATTACAAGCGGTGGTACCGGTGCCTTCGCCGGCCGGAGAGGACTTTGCAGTATACCAGCGCAGCATTCCGGGGTTATTCGTTTTTATGGGAACGGCAGGAACGCAGGAGTGGCATCATCCAGCCTTTACGCTCGATGAGGCGGCGATTCCGGTCAGCATCCGTTTCTTCACGGTTCTGGCTGAACGCGTATTAAAGCATCTGCATTCCAGCGGGGGTGAGCTGTCATAA
- a CDS encoding LLM class flavin-dependent oxidoreductase produces the protein MAITISVLDQSPIYPGETGAEALARTVLLAQKSEQLGFRRFWVSEHHDSEQLAGSSPEVLISYLLAKTETIRIGSGGVMLQHYSPYKVAENFNVLASLAPGRVDLGIGRAPGGLPRSTQALQRGIQDSASLTDKIVELDQFVHNRLEPDHPLAGLKAAPLPENPPELYVLGASVGSAEIAAGLGLPYVFSLFINGDEEVALEAIRSYRNAFNTEHGSQPQVIIALAVAVADTEEEAADLVGAQKLVKIHLASGKTLTLGTREQAEEFGRQANEDYTIAEQEPIITKGTKASVREKLDALHKASGVDEFIVTSNIAPFEKRLRSFELLSEALAGAAAEV, from the coding sequence ATGGCGATTACAATAAGCGTTCTTGATCAAAGTCCGATCTATCCGGGAGAGACAGGCGCAGAAGCACTCGCGCGCACGGTATTGCTGGCGCAAAAATCGGAGCAGCTGGGATTCCGGCGCTTCTGGGTGTCGGAGCATCATGATTCCGAGCAGCTGGCAGGCTCCTCGCCTGAAGTGTTGATCTCCTATCTGCTGGCAAAGACGGAAACGATCCGTATCGGCTCAGGGGGCGTGATGCTGCAGCATTACAGCCCATATAAGGTAGCTGAGAATTTTAACGTGTTAGCCTCCTTGGCTCCAGGGCGTGTTGACCTCGGGATTGGGCGTGCGCCGGGCGGCTTGCCCCGCAGTACGCAGGCACTGCAGCGCGGCATTCAGGATTCGGCATCTTTGACGGACAAAATCGTGGAGCTGGATCAATTTGTGCATAACCGTCTGGAACCGGACCATCCGCTGGCCGGGCTGAAAGCAGCGCCGCTTCCGGAGAACCCGCCTGAACTCTATGTTCTCGGCGCCAGCGTGGGGAGCGCGGAAATTGCAGCCGGGCTGGGTCTTCCATATGTATTTTCCTTATTTATCAATGGTGATGAAGAGGTGGCTCTGGAAGCAATCCGCAGCTACCGCAATGCATTTAACACAGAACATGGTTCTCAGCCACAGGTCATTATCGCGCTCGCCGTTGCTGTTGCGGATACCGAAGAGGAGGCTGCTGACCTTGTAGGTGCACAGAAGCTGGTGAAAATTCATCTGGCCAGTGGCAAGACACTGACGCTCGGCACTCGCGAGCAGGCGGAGGAATTTGGCCGGCAGGCAAATGAGGATTATACGATTGCAGAACAGGAGCCTATTATCACGAAGGGTACCAAAGCATCCGTGCGCGAGAAGCTTGATGCACTCCATAAGGCATCCGGTGTGGATGAGTTTATCGTAACCAGCAATATTGCCCCATTCGAAAAACGTCTCCGGTCGTTTGAACTGCTGAGTGAAGCATTGGCTGGTGCGGCAGCGGAGGTATGA
- a CDS encoding amino acid ABC transporter ATP-binding protein → MIKLTNISKSFGRHQVLNQIDLTVQKGEVVVILGPSGSGKTTLLRCVNYLEKPNNGEIVIGDYSLNCKRAGKKDIHQLRQKSAMVFQQYNLFKHKTALENVMEGLIVVKKLPKEEAKQRSVALLEKVGLGSKLEAYPSQLSGGQQQRVGIARALALEPEVILFDEPTSALDPELVGEVLAVIRKIAKEGITMIVVTHEMGFARDVANHVVFMDGGVIVEEGTPAELFNNPREERTKQFLKRITPELNYSI, encoded by the coding sequence ATGATCAAACTGACCAATATATCTAAATCCTTCGGGCGTCACCAGGTACTGAATCAAATTGACCTAACCGTGCAGAAAGGAGAGGTGGTCGTCATCCTGGGCCCAAGCGGCTCCGGGAAAACGACGCTTCTGCGCTGCGTGAACTATTTGGAAAAACCAAATAACGGCGAAATTGTTATCGGTGACTACAGCTTGAATTGCAAGCGTGCTGGAAAAAAGGATATCCATCAGCTGCGCCAGAAGTCGGCAATGGTATTTCAGCAGTACAATCTTTTCAAGCATAAGACCGCGCTGGAAAATGTGATGGAAGGACTCATCGTGGTGAAAAAGCTGCCCAAGGAAGAGGCAAAACAGCGAAGCGTTGCACTGCTTGAAAAAGTAGGTCTTGGCAGCAAGCTGGAGGCGTATCCGAGCCAGCTCTCCGGTGGACAGCAGCAGCGTGTGGGGATTGCCCGCGCACTGGCTCTGGAGCCGGAAGTGATTCTTTTCGATGAACCGACTTCGGCACTGGATCCGGAGCTGGTGGGCGAGGTGCTTGCCGTGATTCGGAAAATCGCGAAGGAGGGCATTACGATGATCGTTGTCACCCATGAAATGGGCTTTGCGCGGGATGTGGCGAACCATGTGGTATTCATGGATGGCGGCGTGATCGTGGAAGAAGGGACGCCGGCGGAACTGTTCAACAATCCCCGTGAAGAGCGGACGAAGCAGTTTTTGAAGCGGATCACACCGGAACTTAACTATAGCATTTAG
- a CDS encoding amino acid ABC transporter permease: protein MKIDPSFIWTALVQLLSAIPTTLVITAVSVTAGFVIGLITALLRIYKIPVLGQIATGYVTFIRGTPMLTHLLLIYFGLPMLLDALSVQLGWGFKSSSIPMIGFAFISFSITAGAYMAEVIRSGLLAVNRGQLEAAYSVGMTTPQALRRIVFPQALAVSLPNLSNSVIGMLHGSTLAFTVSVVEINAKAQIVASTNWKFFEAYLAAAVIFWGLTLLIERATAMIEKRINLYNRGGVA, encoded by the coding sequence ATGAAAATCGATCCATCCTTTATCTGGACGGCTTTGGTTCAGCTGCTGTCTGCCATTCCTACCACGCTTGTCATAACAGCAGTGTCTGTTACCGCCGGCTTTGTCATCGGATTGATCACCGCGCTGCTGCGAATTTATAAAATCCCGGTACTGGGCCAGATTGCGACCGGCTATGTCACCTTTATCCGGGGAACTCCAATGCTTACCCATTTACTCCTTATTTATTTCGGTCTGCCGATGCTGCTGGATGCATTGTCCGTACAGCTGGGATGGGGTTTCAAATCATCCTCTATTCCGATGATCGGCTTCGCCTTCATATCCTTTTCAATCACAGCGGGCGCCTACATGGCAGAAGTGATCCGTTCCGGTCTGCTCGCAGTGAACCGCGGTCAGCTGGAAGCTGCTTATTCGGTAGGCATGACGACACCGCAGGCGTTACGCCGAATTGTTTTTCCCCAGGCGCTGGCGGTCAGTCTTCCGAATTTGTCCAATTCGGTCATCGGCATGCTGCACGGTTCTACGCTCGCTTTTACAGTGTCGGTTGTTGAAATCAATGCAAAGGCGCAAATCGTGGCATCGACGAACTGGAAGTTTTTCGAAGCATATCTGGCGGCAGCCGTTATTTTCTGGGGACTTACGCTTCTGATTGAACGGGCCACTGCAATGATCGAGAAACGAATCAATCTGTACAATCGGGGTGGAGTTGCATGA
- a CDS encoding amino acid ABC transporter permease, with the protein MGAPFDFTYIFSYFPKLLSTLGITLLIVAGSLLVGIILGFLIALPRLYRIPVVNTLAKVYVSFFRGTPILIQLFLFYYGLPEILKLVHIDISRAPVLVFVILTYGLHTGAFMSETIRASVTAVDRGQVEAAYAMGMKGHQAFTRIVLPQALAIAVPVFSNLVIALLKDTSLAFTLGVMEMTGKADTLGSLTQHFVEAYISLALIYLAVSFTLEKLLLTLERRLLRHEQPDPAGQRRFRIQRKRSYRRMVASIDSGKGGTDL; encoded by the coding sequence ATGGGGGCGCCGTTTGATTTTACTTATATATTCAGTTATTTTCCAAAGCTGCTATCGACGCTGGGGATTACGCTGCTGATCGTAGCAGGCTCGCTTCTGGTGGGGATCATCCTGGGGTTTCTCATCGCCCTTCCCCGCCTATACAGGATTCCGGTAGTGAATACGCTGGCCAAAGTGTATGTTTCTTTTTTTCGGGGAACGCCGATATTGATCCAGCTGTTTCTTTTTTACTACGGTCTTCCCGAAATTCTGAAGCTGGTGCATATCGATATATCCAGAGCACCGGTGCTGGTATTCGTCATCTTGACCTATGGCCTTCATACCGGTGCTTTTATGTCGGAAACGATCCGCGCTTCGGTAACGGCGGTGGACCGGGGACAGGTCGAGGCGGCTTATGCCATGGGCATGAAGGGGCATCAAGCATTTACCCGGATTGTGCTGCCTCAGGCGCTGGCGATCGCGGTCCCGGTATTCTCTAACCTGGTCATTGCTCTGCTGAAAGACACGTCGCTGGCCTTCACGCTTGGCGTGATGGAAATGACGGGCAAGGCGGATACACTGGGTTCTCTCACGCAGCATTTTGTTGAAGCATATATCTCGCTTGCACTCATCTATCTGGCGGTCAGCTTTACGCTCGAGAAGCTGCTTTTGACCCTAGAGCGCCGCTTACTGAGACATGAGCAGCCTGACCCGGCAGGGCAGAGAAGGTTTCGGATTCAAAGAAAACGCTCCTATCGGCGCATGGTTGCCAGCATCGACTCGGGCAAAGGAGGGACTGACCTATGA